A window of the Falco biarmicus isolate bFalBia1 chromosome 10, bFalBia1.pri, whole genome shotgun sequence genome harbors these coding sequences:
- the CCN5 gene encoding CCN family member 5 isoform X3: MRLQLEKQLLFLSLLCILTKVCAQLCRRPCYCPWVPPRCPRGSPLVLDGCGCCKICARRLGEPCDFLHICDQSQGLVCDYSAVPAGTGATCNFEDGEEGCEVNGRVYRDGEVFQPSCKLQCRCLDGGFTCIPLCQEDVRLPTPDCPYPRRVEVPGKCCPEWICEARDQYLLRDAGAAPGAASPPLLYPCQEWGTEWSACSATCGVGFSTRVSNQNRYCRLETQRRLCMARPCPALPAASLVGL; this comes from the exons ATGAGGCTCCAGCTAGAGAAgcagctcctcttcctctccctcctctgcaTCCTCACCAAG GTGTGTGCCCAGCTGTGCCGGAGACCATGCTACTGCCCCTGGGTGCCACCCCGCTGCCCCCGTGGGTCCCCCCTGGTCCTGgatggctgtggctgctgtaaGATCTGCGCCCGGCGCCTGGGAGAGCCCTGCGATTTCCTCCACATCTGCGACCAGAGCCAGGGCCTCGTCTGTGACTACAGTGCGGTGCCCGCGGGGACAGGAGCCACCTGCAACT TTGAAGATGGTGAGGAGGGCTGCGAGGTGAATGGCCGGGTCTATCGAGATGGGGAGGttttccagcccagctgcaaaCTCCAGTGCCGCTGCCTGGATGGGGGCTTCACCTGCATCCCGCTCTGCCAGGAGGATGTGCGGCTGCCCACCCCGGACTGCCCCTACCCACGGCGCGTAGAGGTCCCAGGGAAGTGCTGCCCTGAGTGGATTTGTGAAGCCCGGGACCAGTACCTCCTCCGAGATGCTGGGGCAG CCCCTGGGGCAGCATCCCCACCGCTGCTGTACCCCTGCCAGGAGTGGGGTACAGAGTGGAGTGCCTGCTCGGCCACCTGCGGCGTGGGCTTTTCGACCCGCGTCTCCAACCAGAACCGTTACTGCAGGCTGGAGACTCAGAGGCGGCTCTGCATGGCCAGaccctgcccggctctgccgGCAGCATCCCTGGTG
- the CCN5 gene encoding CCN family member 5 isoform X2: protein MRLQLEKQLLFLSLLCILTKVCAQLCRRPCYCPWVPPRCPRGSPLVLDGCGCCKICARRLGEPCDFLHICDQSQGLVCDYSAVPAGTGATCNFEDGEEGCEVNGRVYRDGEVFQPSCKLQCRCLDGGFTCIPLCQEDVRLPTPDCPYPRRVEVPGKCCPEWICEARDQYLLRDAGAAPGAASPPLLYPCQEWGTEWSACSATCGVGFSTRVSNQNRYCRLETQRRLCMARPCPALPAASLVRGK, encoded by the exons ATGAGGCTCCAGCTAGAGAAgcagctcctcttcctctccctcctctgcaTCCTCACCAAG GTGTGTGCCCAGCTGTGCCGGAGACCATGCTACTGCCCCTGGGTGCCACCCCGCTGCCCCCGTGGGTCCCCCCTGGTCCTGgatggctgtggctgctgtaaGATCTGCGCCCGGCGCCTGGGAGAGCCCTGCGATTTCCTCCACATCTGCGACCAGAGCCAGGGCCTCGTCTGTGACTACAGTGCGGTGCCCGCGGGGACAGGAGCCACCTGCAACT TTGAAGATGGTGAGGAGGGCTGCGAGGTGAATGGCCGGGTCTATCGAGATGGGGAGGttttccagcccagctgcaaaCTCCAGTGCCGCTGCCTGGATGGGGGCTTCACCTGCATCCCGCTCTGCCAGGAGGATGTGCGGCTGCCCACCCCGGACTGCCCCTACCCACGGCGCGTAGAGGTCCCAGGGAAGTGCTGCCCTGAGTGGATTTGTGAAGCCCGGGACCAGTACCTCCTCCGAGATGCTGGGGCAG CCCCTGGGGCAGCATCCCCACCGCTGCTGTACCCCTGCCAGGAGTGGGGTACAGAGTGGAGTGCCTGCTCGGCCACCTGCGGCGTGGGCTTTTCGACCCGCGTCTCCAACCAGAACCGTTACTGCAGGCTGGAGACTCAGAGGCGGCTCTGCATGGCCAGaccctgcccggctctgccgGCAGCATCCCTGGTG